AGTCTGCGAACTACCCATTTTGTACGATTGACCCTAACGTAGGGATCGTTGAGGTTCCTGACCATCGACTAAATACATTAACAAAACTTGTTGATCCGAAAAAAACAGTTCCAACAGCGTTTGAGTTTACGGACATTGCGGGTATTGTAGAAGGAGCGAGTAAGGGAGAGGGCCTAGGGAATAAGTTCCTTTCACATATTCGCCAGGTCGATGCGATTTCACATGTTGTTCGTTGTTTCCAAGATGACAATATTACACATGTATCAGGTCGAGTGGACCCAATCTCTGACATTGAAGTCATTAACCTAGAACTAATCTTAGCTGACCTTGAATCAGTTGATAAACGAATTGATCGTGTTGCAAAGCTTTCAAGGCAAAAGGACAAGGAAGCAATGGCTGAGCATGAGGTTCTTGTTAAGTTAAAAGAGGCATTTGAGAATGAGAAACCAGCAAGAAGTGTGGACTTAACAGATGAAGAGAAGGAAATTGTTAAGGGGTTACACTTGTTAACAATGAAGCCTGTTCTTTATGTTGCCAATGTTAGTGAAGAAGATTTGCTTGATCCAAGTAATAATGAGAATGTTGCTAAAGTGAAAGAGTTTGCAGCAAATGAGAACTCCGAAGTGATTGTTGCGTGTGCAAAAATCGAATCTGAAATCGCTGAACTTGAAGGCGAAGAAAAAGATATGTTCCTCGAAGAGCTAGGAATTGAAGAGTCAGGTCTTGATCAATTGATTCGTGCGGCTTACCACCTACTTGGACTAGCAACTTATTTTACAGCTGGTGTACAAGAAGTTCGTGCTTGGACCATTCGCCAAGGAACGAAGGCGCCACAAGCAGCAGGTGTCATTCATTCTGACTTTGAGCGTGGTTTCATTCGTGCTGAAGTTGTATCTTATGATGATTTGGTCGATGCTGGATCGATGGCTGTAGCGAAGGAAAATGGGAAAGTACGCCTTGAAGGTAAGGATTATGTCGTCAAAGATGGTGACGTGGTTCATTTCCGTTTCAATGTCTAGGGCCTAAAATATCGCAAACGGAAAACAAATGATTTTTGCGCTTGTGTGAGACAAGTCATTCTGCTATAATTAGTCAATGCGAGTAAATAACAGATGTTATTTTTGCTCCTTGCTCCGCAAATGTGGAGCCGTTAGACCAAAAGGAGGTGAACGGAATGCGTAAATACGAAATTATGTATATCATTGCTCCAAACCTTGAGGAATCAGCAAACAAAGAAATCATTGAGCGTTACAACCAAGTGTTAACAAACAATGGTGCTGAGGTTGAAAAGGTTGAAGAAATGGGTAAACGTAGACTAGCTTACGAAATTAACGATTATCGTGAAGGGTACTATGTGTTAATTAACGTAGCTGCTGGCTCAACAGCAATTGATGAGTTCCAACGTTTAATCAAAATCAATGATAATGTTATTCGAGTTCTTGTCACAAAAGACGAAGAATAAGCTTAGAATTTAATGGGAGGGGTTTAGATGATTAACCGAGTCATACTCGTTGGCCGTTTGACGAGAGACCCAGAGTTGAAATACACTCCTAATGGTGTCGCTGTTTCAAACTTTACACTAGCAGTCAATCGACCATTTTCAAATCAACAAGGTGAGCGTGAAGCGGACTTTGTGAACTGTGTTGTTTGGCGAAAGCAAGCAGAAAATGTAGCGAACTTCTTGAAAAAAGGAAGCTTAGCTGGTGTTGATGGTCGTCTCCAAACCCGTAGTTATGAAAATAATGAAGGGCGAAGAGTATTTGTTACAGAAATTGTTGCTGAAAGTGTACAATTTTTGGAACCTAAAAATGCTAGTGGAAACCAAGGTGGTGGTCGTGGCAATGAATTCTACGGCGGCAACCAAGGACCAATGAATGATGGCGGCGGTTTTAATCAAAACCAAGGACGAAATCCATCGCGTTTAAATGATGATCCGTTTTCTAATGATGGCAAGCCAATTGACATCTCAGATGACGATCTTCCATTTTAGAGGTGGTACGGACGTCACTTCGGTGATTGCTTCCTCCCATAATGATAAAGATAAAGCAGTTTTTGCATGAATATAATTTTCAATAGATAGGAGGGTTACTCATGGCTCGTAGAGGACGTGGACCAAAACGCCGTAAAGTGTGTTACTTTACAGTGAACAAAATCGAAAAGATCGATTATAAAGATGTAGATCTTCTTAAACGTTTTATCTCAGAACGTGGAAAGATCTTACCTCGTCGTGTGACAGGTACATCTGCAAAATACCAACGTCAGCTTACAACTGCAATCAAGCGCGCTCGTCAAATCGCTTTATTGCCGTACGTAACTGGTGAATAATATTGGTAAAAGCATGGCAGGGACAAGCTCCCTGTCATGCTTTTTTAATGGATCATAGATTATTTGCAAGAAAACCCGGATGATAGTTGTTGTATAAACTGCCATCCGGGTTTTTAATTTAGGTTCAATATAGAGATAGTGTGTTTTCGTTTTGGACATAGACTTGATATTGGTTTTTACCTTTTTCTTATGACATATAAAGAGCCATGTCTTTTTGTTTCACTAGAGCACCAAATTCTCCTAATTCCATACCAGTAGGGATGCTGATACTAACAGAGACGTTTAATTGGTCGAGACTGGGTAATGGATCTAAGCATCCGGCTAGCTATGCGTTCAGAATCTTGTATAATCTTGTTTTTATTGTTTGTTTATACTATATCTGTATAAACTTATAAAAATATTAATACCTTTTGTAAGCTTTAAAGTAATATTGCTTAGTGTAAAACAGAAATTCCATCGAGAAATATTGCACTAATACTGTAAATGATGCTTTTAGTTTTTGTCATAATTGTCATTACTAGAGGATGGTGCGAAGTTCGTTTTAGCATGGGAGGTCCTTTCTTTAACTTTACTGAAATGTACGCTAAAATGTAGATGGGATGTTATAAGTGTTGTTTATCTAATGGAAAGAAGTTGAGGTGACACCGTGAAAAACACTCGTGTGTTAACAGAAGGTGCAATTATTGCAGCCTTGTTTGCGATTCTTTTATTTTTAACATTGTATTTGCCGATTATCGGTAGCATTGTGATCTGGTTATTGCCAATTCCATTTATCGTGTATGTGTATCGGCACGGCTTAAAAGCAGGACTCATTCTTTGGTTTGTTGCTTTCTTTGTTTCATTTATCATCGGAGGTCTGCTTGTTCTACCTTTAACACTGATGTTTGGTAGTGGCGGGATTGTGGTTGGTGAATTGTATCGTCGGAAAAAATCAGCGTTTGCTGTGTTACTAGGCGGAAGTTTAACCTATATTGCCAACTTACTGTTATCATTTATTGCTAGCATTGTCTTGTTTGGCATTCATCCAATCGAAGCCATTCAAGAAATGATGCTACAATCGATAGCAACAGCCGAGGGGATGTTAGGAGCAGTTGGTCAAGAGTCTACAGAGCAACTCCAACCGATGTATGATATGATTGATCAGTTGATTCATTTAGCCCCGGTGATGTTGATAGTCACTGGTATTGGTTTTGCACTTATTATTCAGCTGATCGCAAGCGTAGTACTAAGAAGATTAGGTGGGCAGGTTGAGCCATTGCCACGCTTTCGTGAATGGCGGTTCCCTCGATCTTTTTTATGGTACTATTTAGCCGTTTCCCTTTTTATTATTATCGGGGTAGAAGAAGGGAGCACATTATATGTAGTTGTATGGAATTTGTTCCCGATCTTAGAGATTGCGATGACGATTCAAGGGTTAGCGCTAATATTTTATTATTTCCATGTCAAAAAAGTCTCAAAGGCAGTCCCGATAATTATTTTAATTCTAGGGTTTGTCATTCCTTTTCTACTGTATCTGATCCGAATCTTAGGTATAATTGATTTAGGGTTTGATTTGAGAAAGAGAATGGAATCTCAAGAGAAGTAGGAGTTGTACATTATGCCAGAGTTCCTTAAGAAACAGTGGTATGGCTCACATATGATCGCCTTATTTTCTTTGGCAGTGGTCTTTATAGTGATTGTAAGTATATACCAATGGAAAATTGGGATCATTGGTTTTTTCTTACTCGGTGTCGTGCTATTATTTTCTTTTCAAGCAAGGAAACGATTTGAAGGTAATTTAGAAGATTATATTTCAACTCTTTCCTATCGTGTGAATAAAGCTGGTGAAGAAGCTGTCGTTCAAATGCCGATTGGAATTATTCTTTATAATAATGACTCAACTATACAATGGGCTAATCCTTATATGAGCTCCTTTTTAGAAGGGGAATTCTTTGATAAATCTCTTGATGACATTTCAAAGGAAATTATCCCGATTGTTGAAGATGAACAAGAAGAAGAGAAGATTATGATAGATGGTAAATACTATCATATGTTTATAAAACGTGAAGAGCGTTTACTTTATTTTTTTGATATGACAGAAAAAGAAGAAACGTTAGAGCTATATCACAAAGAGAAAACAGTTATAGGTTTTATTTATTTGGATAATTATGATGAAGTGACTCAGGGCATGGATGACCAGGTCCGAAGTAAATTAATGAGTAAAATTACTTCAGCGTTAAACCAGTGGGCTAATGATTATGAGGTCTTTTTGCGACGAACGTCGACGGATCGGTTCATGATGATCTGTAATCAGGAATCGCTACAAGAGATCGAAACTACACGTTTTGAAATCCTTGACCATATTCGTGATGTGACTGCAAAGGAAAAGGTTTCAATCACATTGAGTGTTGGGATCGGTAGTGGTGAAACGTCTGTCCGTGAACTAGGTGATTTAGCCCAGTCAAGCTTGGACCTTGCCCTTGGGCGTGGCGGTGACCAAGTGGCGATCAAACAAAAGGCCGGTAAGGTTCGGTTTTATGGTGGCAAATCGAATGCGGTTGAAAAACGAACTCGTGTCCGGGCAAGAGTCATTTCTCATGCCTTACGGGATTTTGTTTTAGAAAGTGATCAAATTATGATCATGGGACATAAGAACCCTGATATGGATGCAATTGGTGCGGCAATTGGTGTCTCAAAGATTGCTGACGTTAATGATAAGGTCGGTTCGATTGTCGTTGATCCGACTGATATAAACCCTGATGTCCAGAAGCTGATGGAAGAGATTGAATATAACGATCGGCTTTCATCTGTGATCATTACACCTGAGCAGGCCCGTGAGGAAGTGACGAGTCGTACGTTACTCGTTGTTGTTGACACCCATCGTCCCTCACTTGTGATCGAGCCTGCATTATTAAAAAAAGCAGAACGTGTTATTGTCCTTGATCACCACCGTCGCGGTGAAGAGTTTATTGAAGATCCAGTTCTTGTTTATATGGAGCCGTATGCATCTTCAACGGCCGAGCTTGTAACAGAACTACTTGAATATCAACCGAAAAATATTAATATGAGTATATTAGAAGCAACAGCATTAATGGCAGGGATCATTGTTGATACGAAAAGCTTTGCGATTCGCACAGGAGCGCGAACGTTTGATGCCGCTTCATTTCTACGATCAAATGGTGCGGATACAACACTTGTCCAAAAGCTTTTAAAAGAGGACCTTGAGCAATATGTTAAGCGTTCGAAACTGATTGAATCAGCTACGATCTATAAAGATGGACTCACAATTGCAAAGGCTGCAGAAGGGGAGACATATGATCAAGTGCTAATCGCCCAAGCTGCTGATACACTGCTTACGATGAATGATGTAACGGCATCGTTTGTCATCTCAAAGCGGAAAGATGGTCGGACGAGTATTAGTGCTCGTTCGCTCGGTGAAGTGAATGTTCAAGTGATTATGGAAGAGCTAAATGGTGGGGGACATCTCACCAATGCAGCGACACAGCTAGAAGGTGTGTCAATAGATGAAACAGAAGATTTATTAAGGAGAGCTATTGATCATTATTTAGAAGGGGGAAATTAATCATGAAAGTAATTTTTCAACAAGATGTAAAAGGCAAAGGGAAAAAAGGTGAAGTGAAAAACGTTTCGGAAGGCTATGCAAGAAACTACCTGCTCCCAAACAACCTAGCTGTTGAAGCAACAAGTGGAAACATCAAGACACTTGACGCAAAAAAGAAGAGTCAAGAGAAGAAAGCAGAACAAGAACTAGCTGATGCAAAAAAATACAAAGAAGAATTAGAAGCCATTACAGTAGAGATTAAGGCGAAATCTGGTGAAGGCGGCCGCTTGTTTGGAGCCGTTTCAACGAAGCAAATTGCTGAGACATTAAAGAGGATGAAAAAGAAAGTAGATAAGCGCAAAATCATGCTTGATGAACCGATTCGTGCATTAGGTTATACGAATGTACCAATTAAGATTCACCCTGAAGTAACCGCTACAGTTAAAGTTCATGTCGTTGAAGAGTAATTCTATTGTTGATGGTTGATTTTTTATAAATCAACCATCTTTCATTAGTGTAATTTTTAGATGAAAGCAGGAGGCAAACATGAGTGATTTATTTGCTGATCGTACACCGCCACAAAATATTGAAGCAGAGCAGGCTGTACTAGGTGCAATCTTTATTGAAGGACAAGCATTAGTTACGGCTTCGGAAAAGCTTGCACCGGAGGATTTTTACCGAGCGGCTCATCAGCGGATTTACGAAGTTATGCTTGAGTTGGCAGAAAAAGGCGAGCCGGTTGACTTAGTGACCGTTACTTCTGAGCTTCAAGATCGAAAGTCACTAGATGATATTGGTGGCGTCTCTTATTTAAGTGACCTTGCAAATGCTGTTCCGACGGCAGCAAATGTCGAGTACTATAGCCAAATTGTTGAGGAGAAATCGTTATTAAGGCGATTAATCCGAGTGGCCACGAATATTGCTTCTGAAGGCTACCAAAGTGAAGAAGAAGTAGATACGATTTTAAATGAAGCTGAAAAAACAATCTTAGAAGTATCGCATCGTAAAAATACAGGAGCCTTTGTTTCGATTAAAGATGTTCTCGTTGAAACGTATGAGAAAATTGAAATGCTTCAAAATCGTAAAGGTGATATTACTGGGATTCCGACAGGGTTTGTAGACCTTGATGGAATGACAGCGGGATTCCAACGTAGTGATTTAATTATCGTTGCGGCGAGACCGTCTGTTGGTAAAACAGCCTTTGCATTAAATATTGCACAAAACGTTGCGACTAAGACTGAAGAAAATGTCGCGATCTTTAGTCTAGAGATGGGCGCAGCTCAGCTAGTACAGCGGATGTTATGTGCTGAAGGGAATATTGACGCACAACGAATGCGTACAGGTGGTCTTGAACCAGATGATTGGCAAAAGCTGACGATGGCTATGGGCAGTCTTTCCCGTGCTGGTATTTATATTGATGATACCCCCGGTGTGAAGGTTAATGAAATCCGAGCAAAGTGCCGCCGACTTAAGCAAGAAAAAGGTCTTGGGATGATTTTAATTGACTACTTGCAGTTGATCCAAGGGAACAGTCGGGGTGGCGAGAACAGGCAACAAGAAGTATCGGAAATTTCCCGCTCATTAAAGGCATTAGCAAGAGAGTTGGATGTTCCGGTTATCGCACTTTCGCAGTTATCACGTGGAGTTGAATCCCGTCAAGATAAAAGACCAATGATGTCTGATATCCGTGAATCGGGGAGTATCGAGCAGGATGCTGATATCGTCGCTTTCTTATACCGTGATGACTACTATGATAAGGAATCAGAGAACCAAAATATTATTGAGATCATTATTGCTAAGCAGCGTAACGGCCCGGTTGGAACGTGTGAGCTAGCCTTTGTAAAAGAATATAATAAATTCGTGAATTTAGACCGTCGTCACGATGAAAAGGATATGCCGCCTGGCGCATAAATGGAGTCTTCCGCAGTTTGTTGTGGAAGGCTTTTTTATTGTTGATGGTAGAACGCGCTAGCAGTTTAATGTTTGTGGTTATGGATAAGATAGATAGTGAACTCGTTTATTTTGTTATTTGCGAACATAAGATCAAAGCTCTTTGAAATTGTTCGTGTTTAATTGACTTCGCTGTCGAAAATTGGTACACTAGCTATGGTTTTGTTTTAAAATAAACCGTTACATACACATCTTTGGATGTGTAATGCCAATGTGGAGGTGCACTGAGATGTCATCAGTTGTTGTCGTTGGAACGCAATGGGGAGATGAAGGAAAAGGAAAGATTACTGATTACCTTTCTGAAAAGGCAGAAGTTGTTGCCCGTTATCAAGGTGGAAATAACGCAGGACACACAATTGTGTTTGGTGGAGAAAAATATAAATTGCATCTCATTCCATCGGGTATTTTTTATGATGATAAAATTTGTGTGATTGGAAATGGGATGGTTATTGATCCTAAAGCATTAGTAGGTGAGTTGAAGTATTTACATGATAAAGGTGTTGATACAAGCAACTTGCGTATTAGTAACCGCGCTCATGTCATTCTTCCATATCATTTGAAGTTAGATATTGTAGAAGAAGAGCGTAAAGGTGCAAATAAAATTGGAACGACGAAAAAAGGAATCGGTCCAGCCTATATGGATAAAGCTGCTCGTGTTGGGATCCGTATTGCTGACCTACTGGATAAAGAAGAGTTTGAAGTAAAGCTTGAACGAAACCTTGAAGAAAAGAACCGATTACTAGAAAAGGTTTATGAAGTTGAAGGCTTGAAAAAAGAAGACATTCTCGATGAATATTATCAATATGGACAAGAGATCGCTAAATATGTGGTTGATACCTCTGTCGTTTTAAATGATGCGATTGACGATGGACGCCGTGTCCTTTTTGAAGGTGCACAAGGTGTTATGCTTGATATTGACCAAGGTACATATCCGTTTGTTACGTCTTCAAACCCAATTGCTGGTGGGGTTACAATTGGCTCGGGTGTTGGACCATCAAAAATTAACCATGTTGTTGGAGTATCAAAAGCCTATACAACACGTGTTGGTGATGGCCCATTCCCTACAGAGTTGCATGATGAAATTGGGGATAAAATCCGTGAGGTTGGAAATGAATATGGAACAACGACAGGACGCCCGCGTCGTGTAGGTTGGTTTGACAGTGTCGTTGTCCGTCATGCAAGAAGAGTTAGTGGGATCACTGATTTATCACTAAATTCAATTGATGTTCTCACTGGAATTGAAACATTAAAGATTTGTACGGCTTACAAATATAAAGGTGAAATTATTGAAGAGTTCCCAGCTAGCTTGAAAGTGTTGGCTGAGTGTGAACCTGTATATGAAGAATTGCCAGGTTGGACTGAAGATATTACTGGTGTTAAATCTCTAAATGAGTTACCTGAGAATGCCCGTCATTATATTGAGCGTGTTTCACAGTTAACGGGAATTCCTTTAACGATCTTCTCAGTTGGACCAGACCGTAATCAAACGAATCTTGTTCGTGGTGTATTTGCTTAATTTACGATAAAAGAGCTAAGATGGAGCAAGAAAAAGCTTGCTCTATCTGCTGTTTTTCGCTATTCTAAACAAAGGCAATCTGATTCAAAAAAAAATAAAAAGTTTTATAAAAGTATTGCACTAACTTTTAAACCATGATATTATTATTCTTGTCGTTAAGAGCTGACACAACAGATCAAAATGACATCAAGAGATACTAGCTCAGTTACGAGCGACGCATCTACCGAATCCACTACGAGTTGTCTCGACGCAACAAACAGCGGAGCGATTCTAGAAGAGGAAGAGACAGGTAGACAACGAAGCAACACATCGTCCGTAACTATCATGAGCAAACATCAATGAAAATAACATCAAGAGCCATTAGCTCAGTTACGAGCGACGCATCTACCGAACTCGCTACAAGTTGTCTCGACGCATAAGCAGCGGAGCAATTCTGGTAGAGGAAGAGACAGGAAGGCAGCGAAGGAAAACATCGTCCGTAACCATCATGAGTAAGCATCAATTGAAAAAAACATCAAGAGCCATTAGCTCAGTTGGTAGAGCATCTGACTTTTAATCAGAGGGTCGAAGGTTCGAATCCTTCATGGCTCACCATTTACTTTTAACTAGTAATTGGCCCGTTGGTCAAGTGGTTAAGACACCGCCCTTTCACGGCGGTAACACGGGTTCGAATCCCGTACGGGTCACCAATTTAATAGGTCCGGTAGTTCAGTTGGTTAGAATGCCTGCCTGTCACGCAGGAGGTCGCGGGTTCGAGTCCCGTCCGGACCGCCATTTTTAAAATGTTGTTTGGCTCGATAGCTCAGTCACGAGCATAACATCATCGAATTCACTTCGAGTTGTCCCGACACAGCCTGCTACAAAGCGAAGCTAGTAAGAGGAAGGGACAGGGTAACGACCAAAGTAAAATATTAAGTTAATGATAGACAAACTCATAAAGAATTATTTTTCACTTGGCTCGATAGCTCAGTCGGTAGAGCAGAGGACTGAAAATCCTCGTGTCGGCGGTTCGATTCCGTCTCGAGCCACCATTTTTATGTTTAAAGACACAATCTTTTAACTAACGTTAGGTAACTTATTATAAATATGCCGGTCTAGCTCAATTGGTAGAGCAACTGACTTGTAATCAGTAGGTTGGGGGTTCAAGTCCTCTGGCCGGCACTCTAATTATATATTGATAAACATATGGAGCCTGTTGAGAAACAAGGCTTTTTTTGTTGTAAACAATTAATAATCGAGAACGAGGGGTTACAGCAATTTTTAAAGCTAGATGTCTAGTTTAGCTAGTAGTGGGGATTTCGATGATGTTCATAGTAATAATACAGTTTGTTTACAAGTTTACTAATTTAAACCACAAAACCAATCACTTATGGTAAAATAACTCTTGTTGAAAAATGTCGATAGAAAAGGTTTACATCTATCGCTTTGTTGAAGCAGGAGGAAAACGATGTTTAAAGGAAGCCAGTTATTTTCTAAGGTTAGAGATAAGTATAAACAATTAATAGATACAAGTAAGCGGGTGCTTACAGAAACAAAAATTAAACAAATAACAACTGCAGGTGTTTCATTATGTGCAGCATCACTGATCACCGTATCGGCGATCTATGCGAGTGAAACGAAGCTCGATCAATTAGATACAGTCTACCATGTTTACCTCGATCAGGAATCAATTGGAAGTGTTGCTGATAAACAACTAGTTGAAGGGATAATTAGTGACAGGATGGAAGAAGTACAGGAAGACTATGAACATTTAAACCTAGTTCTTGCTGAAGAGCTTCACCTAATACCTGAGAAAGTATTTCATGCTAACGTTGAACCTACAGAAACCGTTGAACAACTTAACGATAAAGTTTCATTAGCCGCAGAAGCAATCGTTTTAAAGGCTGATGATAAAGATGTTTTATATGTAAGCGATCAACAACAGGCAGATGAGGTTATAAGCGAATTTCTGCTTCAATACATTTCTGAAGATGACTTAGAAGTTTATGAAGCCCTTGTTGAGGATAGTGGTGAGCTTGAGGAGAAGAAGTTACCAGATGTCGGAGAAACGGACATTTTAGCAGTTGAACTATCAGCAACACTTGGTTTTGAAGAGGCTGTCGCTGAGATTGATGAAGTTCTCTCGACTGAACAAGCGGTCAAACAGTTAAATCTAGGGACATTAGAAGAGCGTACATATCAAGTTGAGGCAGGCGATGTCTTAGGTACTATTGCCAGTGGCCATCAGCTATCAACGAGTGAATTGTTGAAATTGAACTCAGAAGTGACCGAAGATACCCTTTTGCAAATTGGCGATGAATTGAATGTCACCGAGTATGAGCCAGTTGTGACAGTTGTTGTTACTGAAGCAGTAACTCAAAAAGAAGAAATTCCTTATAAAACAGAAGTAAGGGAAGATGATTCGATGTGGAAAGGTGACACGAAGGTTGCTCAAGAAGGCAAGGCTGGAGAGCGGATTGCGAGCTATGAAA
The window above is part of the Desertibacillus haloalkaliphilus genome. Proteins encoded here:
- the rpsF gene encoding 30S ribosomal protein S6, giving the protein MRKYEIMYIIAPNLEESANKEIIERYNQVLTNNGAEVEKVEEMGKRRLAYEINDYREGYYVLINVAAGSTAIDEFQRLIKINDNVIRVLVTKDEE
- the ssb gene encoding single-stranded DNA-binding protein, with the translated sequence MINRVILVGRLTRDPELKYTPNGVAVSNFTLAVNRPFSNQQGEREADFVNCVVWRKQAENVANFLKKGSLAGVDGRLQTRSYENNEGRRVFVTEIVAESVQFLEPKNASGNQGGGRGNEFYGGNQGPMNDGGGFNQNQGRNPSRLNDDPFSNDGKPIDISDDDLPF
- the dnaB gene encoding replicative DNA helicase, with protein sequence MSDLFADRTPPQNIEAEQAVLGAIFIEGQALVTASEKLAPEDFYRAAHQRIYEVMLELAEKGEPVDLVTVTSELQDRKSLDDIGGVSYLSDLANAVPTAANVEYYSQIVEEKSLLRRLIRVATNIASEGYQSEEEVDTILNEAEKTILEVSHRKNTGAFVSIKDVLVETYEKIEMLQNRKGDITGIPTGFVDLDGMTAGFQRSDLIIVAARPSVGKTAFALNIAQNVATKTEENVAIFSLEMGAAQLVQRMLCAEGNIDAQRMRTGGLEPDDWQKLTMAMGSLSRAGIYIDDTPGVKVNEIRAKCRRLKQEKGLGMILIDYLQLIQGNSRGGENRQQEVSEISRSLKALARELDVPVIALSQLSRGVESRQDKRPMMSDIRESGSIEQDADIVAFLYRDDYYDKESENQNIIEIIIAKQRNGPVGTCELAFVKEYNKFVNLDRRHDEKDMPPGA
- a CDS encoding YybS family protein, which gives rise to MKNTRVLTEGAIIAALFAILLFLTLYLPIIGSIVIWLLPIPFIVYVYRHGLKAGLILWFVAFFVSFIIGGLLVLPLTLMFGSGGIVVGELYRRKKSAFAVLLGGSLTYIANLLLSFIASIVLFGIHPIEAIQEMMLQSIATAEGMLGAVGQESTEQLQPMYDMIDQLIHLAPVMLIVTGIGFALIIQLIASVVLRRLGGQVEPLPRFREWRFPRSFLWYYLAVSLFIIIGVEEGSTLYVVVWNLFPILEIAMTIQGLALIFYYFHVKKVSKAVPIIILILGFVIPFLLYLIRILGIIDLGFDLRKRMESQEK
- the rplI gene encoding 50S ribosomal protein L9; this translates as MKVIFQQDVKGKGKKGEVKNVSEGYARNYLLPNNLAVEATSGNIKTLDAKKKSQEKKAEQELADAKKYKEELEAITVEIKAKSGEGGRLFGAVSTKQIAETLKRMKKKVDKRKIMLDEPIRALGYTNVPIKIHPEVTATVKVHVVEE
- a CDS encoding DHH family phosphoesterase, producing MPEFLKKQWYGSHMIALFSLAVVFIVIVSIYQWKIGIIGFFLLGVVLLFSFQARKRFEGNLEDYISTLSYRVNKAGEEAVVQMPIGIILYNNDSTIQWANPYMSSFLEGEFFDKSLDDISKEIIPIVEDEQEEEKIMIDGKYYHMFIKREERLLYFFDMTEKEETLELYHKEKTVIGFIYLDNYDEVTQGMDDQVRSKLMSKITSALNQWANDYEVFLRRTSTDRFMMICNQESLQEIETTRFEILDHIRDVTAKEKVSITLSVGIGSGETSVRELGDLAQSSLDLALGRGGDQVAIKQKAGKVRFYGGKSNAVEKRTRVRARVISHALRDFVLESDQIMIMGHKNPDMDAIGAAIGVSKIADVNDKVGSIVVDPTDINPDVQKLMEEIEYNDRLSSVIITPEQAREEVTSRTLLVVVDTHRPSLVIEPALLKKAERVIVLDHHRRGEEFIEDPVLVYMEPYASSTAELVTELLEYQPKNINMSILEATALMAGIIVDTKSFAIRTGARTFDAASFLRSNGADTTLVQKLLKEDLEQYVKRSKLIESATIYKDGLTIAKAAEGETYDQVLIAQAADTLLTMNDVTASFVISKRKDGRTSISARSLGEVNVQVIMEELNGGGHLTNAATQLEGVSIDETEDLLRRAIDHYLEGGN
- a CDS encoding peptidoglycan DD-metalloendopeptidase family protein; the encoded protein is MFKGSQLFSKVRDKYKQLIDTSKRVLTETKIKQITTAGVSLCAASLITVSAIYASETKLDQLDTVYHVYLDQESIGSVADKQLVEGIISDRMEEVQEDYEHLNLVLAEELHLIPEKVFHANVEPTETVEQLNDKVSLAAEAIVLKADDKDVLYVSDQQQADEVISEFLLQYISEDDLEVYEALVEDSGELEEKKLPDVGETDILAVELSATLGFEEAVAEIDEVLSTEQAVKQLNLGTLEERTYQVEAGDVLGTIASGHQLSTSELLKLNSEVTEDTLLQIGDELNVTEYEPVVTVVVTEAVTQKEEIPYKTEVREDDSMWKGDTKVAQEGKAGERIASYEIVKENGTTIKRSLIGEEVIEEAVDHIVLKGTKESPSRGTGNLSWPAVGGYISSYQGMRWGRLHKGIDIARPTERSILAADNGTVTSAGWNGGYGKTVKIDHNNGMETLYAHLESIDVSVGDTIRAGERIGRMGTTGNSTGIHLHFEVYKNGQLADPMDYLNY
- the ychF gene encoding redox-regulated ATPase YchF; the protein is MALTTGIVGLPNVGKSTLFNAITQAGAESANYPFCTIDPNVGIVEVPDHRLNTLTKLVDPKKTVPTAFEFTDIAGIVEGASKGEGLGNKFLSHIRQVDAISHVVRCFQDDNITHVSGRVDPISDIEVINLELILADLESVDKRIDRVAKLSRQKDKEAMAEHEVLVKLKEAFENEKPARSVDLTDEEKEIVKGLHLLTMKPVLYVANVSEEDLLDPSNNENVAKVKEFAANENSEVIVACAKIESEIAELEGEEKDMFLEELGIEESGLDQLIRAAYHLLGLATYFTAGVQEVRAWTIRQGTKAPQAAGVIHSDFERGFIRAEVVSYDDLVDAGSMAVAKENGKVRLEGKDYVVKDGDVVHFRFNV
- a CDS encoding adenylosuccinate synthase; its protein translation is MSSVVVVGTQWGDEGKGKITDYLSEKAEVVARYQGGNNAGHTIVFGGEKYKLHLIPSGIFYDDKICVIGNGMVIDPKALVGELKYLHDKGVDTSNLRISNRAHVILPYHLKLDIVEEERKGANKIGTTKKGIGPAYMDKAARVGIRIADLLDKEEFEVKLERNLEEKNRLLEKVYEVEGLKKEDILDEYYQYGQEIAKYVVDTSVVLNDAIDDGRRVLFEGAQGVMLDIDQGTYPFVTSSNPIAGGVTIGSGVGPSKINHVVGVSKAYTTRVGDGPFPTELHDEIGDKIREVGNEYGTTTGRPRRVGWFDSVVVRHARRVSGITDLSLNSIDVLTGIETLKICTAYKYKGEIIEEFPASLKVLAECEPVYEELPGWTEDITGVKSLNELPENARHYIERVSQLTGIPLTIFSVGPDRNQTNLVRGVFA
- the rpsR gene encoding 30S ribosomal protein S18, with product MARRGRGPKRRKVCYFTVNKIEKIDYKDVDLLKRFISERGKILPRRVTGTSAKYQRQLTTAIKRARQIALLPYVTGE